The stretch of DNA tttcaaagtCGTACAAGATCATTCGTAAAATGCCTAAACATAATATTGCATTAATATGCTCATTTAAAAGAATTGTATATCATACTATTCGAATAGACTAAATTAGGAATAATTCTGAACATTGTACTTGTTGCTTTTACCTACGTGTGTGAATAGGTAGGCATAATATGTACTTACCTGTTCGTCCGTTTGTGTATATGGGCATACACATGCACGTACATATGCGCATACACTAACACCACACAAGCATAGCTTTTTTAATGGGGGCTCATAGTTTCGATAACAGGGGGAAGCTTTACAACGAAATTACCAAATGTGGAATATAcgcgaaaaaaaaagaaacactGTATCAAACAAAATGTCTAggaatatattctttttctgtCATCATTGACTGGTTAAACAGCCTTTTAATATGcagtaaaattttaaatgaaaataacatatatgaagaaataaaagacgGACTGCtgattttaaaattaataaaaatttatatacctCATGTTGAAATTCGTGGAATATTCCTTaaagcaataaaaaaaaaatgtgcaatacaaaatttagaaaatgcattatcaattatttataagaaCAACACTTATTATTACTCTATAGTATCATCAgtagatatatatgaacaaaaagaaaaaaaagttaatatttttttgatacaACTATTTGACAGATTTGAATTtcagaatttaaaaaatatatccaGGCCTTTATTAAATTGGTACAATTACacacttaaaaaattttcattatccCTTTATCGTGAAACAATAAATAATCCTTTTCATATCACAACAAATGaatcattatttaaatatgataaaaataaaaatctttattataataaaaattgtgaGTTGAATGTGTGCACACAACATAGTGAGTTCAATATCAGTTACGAAAATAATAATCCTGATGAATATGCGAAGGactataaaacaaaaatatcaaaaaaggaacaaatatgcattttaaaaaattttgcaacgtatatactatataagGATAAAAAAGATTGTCCAAATCAAACACCATACATTGTTAAAGATTTTTCAGAttgcataaaaatattttttatattttacagaCATGGCTATCTTTCCATAGAAGAACTTAAAAATGTTGCTAAACCACATATTACAAAtactttttatcttttacaTAGTTTGCTCAGAAAATTAAACATACCAATTATTTTACAGAATAATTACCTAAGTAATCCTTGTGAAGTTGCAATTCTTTTgcagttaaaatatatacaatgtTTCATACATAATAATGGTTATGAAAAATCAATTAATTTGAAAGgagagttttttttttctgacttgttaagaaaaaaatgggaaatatgcaaaaaagaggaaaaaaaagaagaggaagggaaaaaaaaaaaaaaaaaaaaattggaatgCACACATGAAGACATTCAAAACAATGAATATGACAGACCTCAACTAACAcatgataataatatgtacGCAAACAGATACATAAAAAGGACCCTTCAAGAATATAACAAACGAAATATTCACAGAATAATTGTAACTCCGGATATGGAAAATAGAGAATATGAACACTTCAGAAATAAAATAGCCATGTGCTCCTCAGGTAGTGAAATTGATGAAAAGTTGCATACCCTTGGTCAGCGACAATTTAATATTGTATCCATATGTGATGAAGCAAATGACGAAATAGAAAAGAATGAAACAGAACTTATAACAGGAATCGAAACAAAATTTCACGAAAAAGGTGGGGAAAAAATTCAAGATACGGAagttaaatatgtaaataatgaaaaggtTAATTCAACAACACGCGGAATTGATGAATGCGAGCAcgaaaaaaaacatatgactcgtacaggaaaaaaaaaaaaaaaaaaaattcataaaaaggatcaaaattattacacacactcaaaacaaaaagaacTTGTTCCAATATATGAATctttagaaaaagaaatattcagAGGAACTtcaataaaagatataagaAAGATGTTCTACGATCATATTaacgaaaatataaatgctcataaaaaggaacaattaaattcaaaaataaattagtatGCTAAATACCCCCAGGTATGGGAAAAAAGAGctatacagaaaaaaaatccaaaaactgaaataatcaaaaaagcacatttcataaaaatcaaattaaaactattccttaatattaaaagatattttaaaaaaaaaagtcgaaaaaaaaaaaaaaatgcctTTAAACGAAAATCACTAGAGAAATATCaaagaatacaaaaaaaaaaaaaaaacttacgTTAACATTTcatgaacaaatatatatatacatacacaaattttaaattaagcTTCTTAAGAATGCTTGCAcattaaacaaattttaagTTTATGTATACGCTATACTTCTCACATATTTCACTAATAGTTCTATGTGTGTGCATTTAAACAAGCATTTCACCTATTCTtgggtaaaaaaaattattctccAAATACTATAATTCATATGTGTAAAACTAAAAACGCAAATTATTCCAcgaaaagcaaaataaagaaaatgtgcattaaaaattgttttcaAAAAACTAATCACAATAACAtttcttaaataattatattggTGAATTAACTCTGAGCTTTTGGATAAAGCATCTAATAATTgctctttttaaaataatttgctttttttttttttttttttaacactCAGAAAAGTGTAAAATGTTACGAAAAGCAATTTTCCAAAAATGCTCCGCAAAAATAAAGCTATTCAAAAAATTGATTATTATGTAcctatacgtatatatatatatatacatgtaaaataGATTAACGTTTTAAACGTATAACCatgattaattttataatgcacatggaatttattaaaaaaaaaaaaatattgtgtAGCGGAAACTTCATTATTGATATGACAATCCTTCATATGCTTGTATACAAACATAactatacacatatatatatatatatatatatacgcttATTTTACGGGAAAGAGTTTTACACAGCGTGTtaagtacatttatatatatatatatatatatttgcaattatatatgtatgtgtatatatttatatatgtactttaaGAACAATGAAACCTTAAATAGAGCAAAATGAAAATCACATGTGcacaaaattaattttttgcatgtactgatatttttatatgtttattcgacatattatttatttcataaaaaagaaaagagatTTTCAAgattttttctaaatgtaaaaaaatgctttaattttaataaaaactttaaaatattattattaaataattttattttttctggatatatataaactacCATAATATTGTACCTTTTCCATCAAATATAAGTAAGAACATATCAacttatatgtgtatacatgtgtacgtatatacatatatgtataaataattacaattttaaaaacaaaaaatgtatattcgTGTATTATCAATTTtccaaataattattatcgtAGCACAATTTTTTGTGTAATTTTgtactattaaaaattttttattttttactctcaaatatatttccaataattttttttgaactatttccctttttatttttcttatggCATAAcgaataaaaacataattattatattatgaagaaattatacattttaaattgtgataaaaataaaaataaaaaataaaatatagaataattgTGAGtgcacaaaaatataaagttcAAAAAAAGAAGGCCAATAGAGTAATGTGCATATggtcatatatataatgacaCATATTTtactgatatatatatatatatatatatatatttctttatttctttatttacatatttacaaatatacacgtacatacatatataaaatgtacacatatatacacataaaatacatataatcgACTTAATTTACATCAAGGCAGagtgtaaaaaaataaaacataatataaaatgtaaaagaaaattaatttttgcattaattttaaagaaaaaggaaaaataaaataaaacaaaataaaataaaataaaataaaataaaaaaaacaaaataaacaaaataaaacaaaataaaacaaaataaaacaaaaacttGTTACACTTaatcttattttaaaattgtatttttgataattatatttaaattacataataacataatattacATCATAAAAACATGTACTTATATGATCTTTAAAAGCTtcaataacaaataatagtTCATAACTTTGATCTTAacaattgaaaaaaatgaaaattaaattaaaattcttgttgttattttaataatcatTTATGAACTagccttttttctttcattttttttttttttttgatttagtgtatttaactctttttttatcatttgaCCAATTTAACACATTCATATGCAtgttttgctttattttgtttattttgcttGTTATCCTTATActtattttgctatttttgctctttttgttattttgctCTTCTTGTTATTTTGctctttttgttattttgctATCTTTCTTGTTTTGCTATTTTACTCgttttgttattttactAGTTTTGCTATTTTACTCATTTTGCTATTTTACTCATTTTGCTATTTTGCTCTGTTTGTTATATTGCTATTTTGCTCGTTTTTCTTGTTTTCCTTGTTTCTCTTATCTTTTTTCcccatttatattattatcgttgaaccttaaaaaatataattttgttttttttttttttgttaattatgGAATGTAAATTGTGAGAAAAactcatttatatatttcgtacactttatttttgtatatgtataatacagtatatatatgtataattatacgCATGGCtacttatttttctttttttttctcctttttaacctctactattatatatatttttttactgtccaatatttccttttttattcatcTATTTTTGATATTTCCAATTTTCTGGCAATccatttttaagtatatgttttatgtataattattcaaatgaaaatgattgtgaatacacattttttaaatttatttttttttttttattgaataaaTCTTTAAAGCATTTGgaaaatatgcataaatacatTCACATATTTTGCGTATTATTGagtataacattttttattctcgaaaagtatgtatgtatgtatatgcacgtttgtatatgcatatatttttatacatacgtatatgtacacgaacttgtacaaataaatatgtaaactTCACcgtaaaaatgataaacacaaaaaacggaaaaaaattgtaaagtaaaaattatatgtcgACTAAAATTACAagtgttatttatttattttttttttttatatctttcttttttaactCCTTTAACAATGTTGTATAAATATCCCTTTGTTTTTATCATTGCACATATATCATTTCTcaatgtttatatgtataaaaaatatatgaattattatagTATAATACATTTACAGACAATTTTACGATAAGTAAATATGgcatattaaattattatatttatcgcatttttacatatattttcttagtAACCTTTAGAAAGTTTACATAACGTAAaacctttttatattttttttatatatttatatatatatgtgtatgtatatatatgcataaatattatacatttacacAATTTTGATCGTTACAAAATCTTGTAAATCTGGTTTTATTTCAGTTTACACGATTTTCCCTTCCgatccatttttatttctgtctgcatttctttttctttttcttttttttttttttattataaaacttGTATAAAGACACAATGGCATAATTACCAGTATGCAACATAAATGTTACATTCgttatatgcatttatgaaAATACGTACAACAATTTTTTAGGAAATTTCGTTCATCgtacatttttattctatttttttttttttttagttttttgtATTGTTGCAGTAAACCCGCGCATATTAAAATGCGTTATCAATAAATTCTTACATGTGGTGTATTgcaattaatttaatttctaAAGATCAGTTGACTGATTtgaataaagatatatatatattttttttttttattattacaaagtAATCATAAGAAAAgaatcttttcttttttaataatatttgctttgtcatgtatatatgtgttgtATGTGCTATGTGTACTGTAACTGTAATGAATCCgataattttttaccttaatgcatattttacatttttttctttttaaaaattgcaaGGGGAGTTTTTTATTGCGTTTCATTTTGTGtcatttcgttttattttgttctattatatatatttttttttttttttttttttgaaatagcttattataaaataaaaaagaaaaaaactcgcaaaaatattcatttactCGAGTTATTTGCAAGAGTGAGCGATTGATttgttttgctttttatGTAACATACATTATTgtttattaacaaaatataaatgtaaaaaacgTAACAAAGTTTAGCAATTAATCATTAATTGcaccttttaattttacatatgttTACTTTCTAGAAATAATCAGATACTAGTTTTAACGAGGAATACGCAAATTGCTATgggaaaaacagaaaaaagcaaaaaataaagacaATATATTGGTATAGTTATATACCCTTGTTATTTTccccctttttattttcacatctcctataagaaatattttgtgttaccccattatttttcttaatgatgcattaaaaaaaaaaaaaaaaaaaagagaaaaaaaaaaaagagaaaaaagaaaaaaagaaaaaaagaaaaaaagaaataatacaACGTATACATTCTGGAAACCTTTTAACCCCACTTGAATGTTCTGCATACATTTGACTTATACGCATTatgcaaatttatttttgaatattgAAGTTATCAGAAAGTTCAAGCTACAAATAATAAGCTACAATTAATAGAGGTTTTGAAGTAGATGTGACTCCGAACGGAAATTGCTTTCACCGAACAAGTGTGTATTTGAGGCGTtcggatatatatatgtgtatatatgtgcgtatatatatatatatatatatatatatatacgtgtgtatgtatgtatgtacaggTGTGCATACTTTTCTCAAAACGTTTAAagcattttataaataaaataaaagaatgaTCGAAACTACAGGAAAAATTGAATACTCAAAGTCCAAAACGATACAGTGTGGTTGCAGTGATGGTGATGAtaacaacaacaataataataataataataatagcagtaataataataatagcagtattaataataatagcagtaataataataatagcagtaataataataatagcagtaataataataatagcagtaataataacaggaACACCAATTTTTTGTCTtcgaaatatgaaaaaatgatCGACTTAGGAAAAGCTGATGGTGATGTAGATGATAACAGAGATGACATTATGCGTGATAagggaaaagaaaatataaatgaagaatTCTTTTCAGgtaataaatttaacaaggagaaaaataataGCATTATAATTGAAtcaacaaataaaatatataatgataatgacataaccaaaaaaaaagatatcaATATGCACAATAGTTTTAGTAATACGCCAATAACAAGAGTAAAGGATAATACAACTGTTCAAAGAAATtgtaataaagaaaaaaaatcattctctaaaaaaacaaacaaaataaatattaacaaaatagagGAGGAGaaatatgatgaaaatgtTTCAGATAACAATATTTTCTCAAATGGTAGTAGTAATatgtatgataataatatgacAACTTCCCAATATTACGATAATAGTAGTGATGacaattcaaaaaaaatgagtaaaaGTATGGGTTCTTTTTACTTAACAGGAAGCAATAATAACGATGGCAAGGAATATAATTCATCAACACATTTTATAAGTAACGATGatacctttttaaaatataacaataacacAATGattgaagaaaaagaaatgtttgttaattttatggAAGAAGATCAAaagaataatacatataataccAGGTTCATGGAAGAAGAGTTAAACCATATGTTGCCTATGTGCATCACGTCCGATATGATTAAAtcaaatagaaataattcTTATGACCCAAATTATACTAGTAGTTATGtgtataacaataataataattgtagtaataataataataattgtagtagtaataataataattgtagtattaataataataattgtagtaataataataataattgtagtaataataataataattgtagtaataataataataatagcattGACGAGGAGAGAAATTCAGGTTCAATCCTTTTAGAAAATgggtttaaaaaaatagatgcTGCCTTTTCATGTTgcaacaataaaaaaaaatttattccaGTTGTAGATggtagtaacaataataacagtgTTTCTGAAAAAGGAAGTAGCATGAAACAGAACAGTTGTAGAAGTACATCGGATGGAGCAAGTGAGTTTGTAAGAAGGGGCTCCAGCAAATTGTTGACTCGAAAGGACAGTGATATTCATCGCAGTGATGGTAACGATGGTAATACAGATGAAGTTGTGGAGATTGACCCTATTGACGAGGTTTACCATGTTGACAATTGTAACAATGATCGTGGGTACCTCGTTGAAGGTAGTGATAATATTGATGACAGTTACAGTGTGGAGATGGTAAAGTATGGGAAAAGGCAGCAAAGTGATggaaaaacagaaaataattttgacaTGAACAGTAAAGGCACAATATATACAAAGAAAGAAAATTGTAAAAGTATGGAAAGTCATcaagatatttttaatgatatgGAAAATGTAAATGATAGCACAACAGAGTGTACATCTTCAGTCAAAGACATGCAGAAATTTAGAGTAAAATATTCATCATCTATACATGAAAACAAtctaaataagaaaatttgtAGTGCGAAGGATTCGGAGgatatcataaatataaaagaactCCACACAGCTAATAATGGTATGAATAATGATATTAGTAATGGaagtagtaataattatattagcaATCATAACAACAGTAACAATAGTAACGATGCTGATGTTTTAAACGCGTCGTCCACGAGAGTACATAATGCGACAAATAAAATGGGAGTATGTAGTAGTAGCCAAAATTTCATGGTCACTGAAAACTATATACCTATTACAATTCAAGAGGAGCAAGATGAATATGAGGAAAATGAGGGGAATACctttgaaatatatgaaaatgaaacaaaCAAAGAATATTTTCCAAAAAGTAGTAATAAGcctatttatgtaaataatgcAAATAAGAACGCTAATAAGTGCAGCAATGTGGATGTGAATGCAGGTGTGAATGTCTCTACTAGTACTAGCGGTAGTGTGAGCAGAATAGTGAGCGACTACAAACCCAATCATAACTTAAGTAGAAATGATTCCATTAAAGGAGGGAAAGGTATTAGCCCCAGAGAAATTCTATACAAAAAGAAAGGATTCTACTTAAATAAAGAAACAgatagtattaaaaaaaaaaaaaatgagacgacattaaagaaaaattattttcacgAGTGtatcaaaaatgaaaaggaaaaatcgATGGAGGAGTACTtccataataataataataataataatagcaataataattatagtaataaaacatttaagGAGAAAATTCTTAAGaatgtaaaatatgaaaaccCGTCCAATACTTTTAACGACATAATAAATAGTAACGCACATTATGATTTGACATCTCACCTGAAGAGCAAATTGTGTTATGCGACAGCAAGGGGAAGGAATATCGGAAGAGAGGTTGATATGGAAGTAGCGAAAGCAAATGTaagtgtaaaaaataaagaagggAAAGGGTCCTATTACTTGCAAAATGAAAAGCTAGACGGATGTGAAGAAGCACATATAGTGCACAAAAGCTATAACAGAAATAGCAACTacagtagtaataattataatgcaGGTATATGCAATGTTAGCAGTTACAATGTTAGCGGCTACAATAATTGCGGTACTTATTATAACAACAATGAAAATGATCAGGAGATGACGAAGAATGCAAGGATGTATTACGATTCTGAAATGAACTTCACACAAGGAAAGCGCTATTATTTGCTTCCACCGAAAAAGAACGATGTTATAAAAGAGCAAAAAAATCAAATGCTAATGATATCAaaacagaaaataaaaaaaatatggaataagtttaaaaataattctccAAAAGAACATCAAACTTTGGTGCCGACATTTGAAAGTGAGCAAAATTTATTTCCGAATATGGAGGTATTACATGCACAGAAAGTACAAGTCCACAATAATGATTATTACAACGACAGGGGGGGTATTTGCATGaacaacaacaataataGCAACAACAGCAGTACTACCtgtaacaataacaacaatagtAACTATATCAGTAACTGTAACAACGTGGGTAGTAGCCTCATTAACAACAACTACGCTAACATTATGTCGAAGGAGAACGTGAACAAATCCATAAGGTGGAACAACAACAATAATTTGGAAAAGCAGATAAAGTCGAAATGCATATTTAATTGGAAAGTGGCCCAAAAATCGTTGTTTAAAATGCTACATAGtgcacataatttttattttaacggTGTAAAATATTCTGACTGGGAATTAACTTGTATACCAACCCTAGGTTTTTCAAAATCAAGTAATAGAGTTCAACAGATGTTTAAAGCAGTTGTACCATCCAAAGATGGGAATAGTAGAAATGAtgtgaaattatttattaaaaaagtaccTATTTATATATGGGTAAAACAGTTTAATTTAATGAACGAATACGAAGGGGAATATGTAACAGATGGAGAGAATTTCGTAATGGAAGCAACATCCTTAGCATTTTTAAATGAGTACCATCCAGGTATAACTCCGAAATTGTACAAAATATTGTATGAAACGGATAATAGTGGTAAAAGTAATGGTAGTAGTggaagtaataaaaataataataataataataataataataatgacaataacaacaatacGAACAACAATAGCAGTAACATCGTTAGCAGTAACATCATTAGCAGTAACAATGTTAGAAGTAACAACGCTAGCGGTAACAATAACAAACATCAGAACGAGTGTAATATCCCCCCGAAATCTATGTTCAATAATTTAACCctatttaatgaaattttaacCGATAGGTTgaaatgtaatattaatgGAAATATTGTAATAGTGTCCGAATTCTTTAGTGAAGATATTCTTGATTTTATAGATagaagacaaaaaaaatataatatgaaaataagtaataatgaaaagagtTATATACTTTATCAATGTTTAAAATTACTCATTAGACTACATGATGCAGGTTTGTCGCATTTAGATTTAACTccagaaaatattttaatatccGACAATTATGAAATGCGTTTATGTGATTTGTCCAAGAGTACACCtatttatacttataatttAAGGCATATTAAAGATGTTAAtcgtttatatttatttgaatcTTGCGAACCTACTATTGCAAAAGGAGCTTATATGCCTCCTGAGTGTTGGAAAATATATTGGAAATATGATACTATGAAAATCAAAAATCCTTTGAAAGATTTAAAGGCAATTACTGAtcaagaaaaaagaaaacaattttattttgatgtTTCAAGTGCTGATAAATTTATGCTTggtgtttttttcttttggaTATGGACTAATGGTAATTTATGGAAATGCTCCGACCCTTTGCAAGATgaagattttttttattttgttaaatgcGACATGAACTTTGACAAATTCGAGCTAACACGAAAATGGCCAAACGAGCTTAAAAGCATTATCAAGGTAGGTCAAATTGGACCCAtaacaaaagaaaagaaaaacgaaaaacGGAAAATAAAACGCACTCATTTTACTTCcgcatttatatgtatgcacagTGTTACATCGCGCGTCTTAGTGCCCACGTTAtttcatgtgtatatatcTGCATATGTGCGTACATTTATATTCACatgtgaatatatgtattatacatatttgtactaTTATGCAATTACGTACCACATGTGTGCATGTAACCATTAACTCatcttcatctttttttttttatcactttACAGCAACTGTTGCACATTGAACACAGGAAGAAGTTAAACTTGAAAGATTTAAGTCTGCACCCCTGGTGGTCTtgcaaattataatatatttttttttttttttttttttttttttttttctgtgtgtatgcatatatttgtgaattatgtatatatgcaggTAATGCATGCAAGCACGCATGTACACATTATTGTGTAAAATCCATATCATTTAAATGATGGAGGTAATTTTGAACTCCCCACGAGAAGAGTTGTCACATATATTGTACActgttatgtatatatataacgcATATGACCTATTATAACATGAAACACTTTTATTATACTAATATTAAGCGAAACAGCGAAATTCCCTAACGCAAAATTATATACGTGTGTGTCAGAGTGCGTTTTTTAGCACATAAcggatttatatataaatatacatatatatatacatacacatatatacacatacacatatatacacatatatacacatacacatatatatacatacacatatatatacatacacatatatatacatacacatatatatacatatatgtatattcgcACACATTTGCGTACATGGCttattgtatatgtataaactcCCATACACCTTGTCCTTATTTTTCATGGGACATGTTTCACTCTTCTTTCTATATCCTTCAtttttagcttttttttttttttttgtttaactACCTTATTTTTGGTATTTTTTTAGTACTCTTATTTGGATGCATAAACTTATGTCAAACaaataattacttttttagTTGTTCACGAAATAGTTGTTTTCTTCCCAATTTTTAGTCAACAATTGTAATaagatttatttatataaacgtTACTTTAACTTTAATGAAGTtacaagtaaaaaaaaaaaaaaaaaaaatgatcatTAATGAAATGTTAATGctattataacatatatgaaTCGTTTCGAGAAAAAGGCGTAATGAAGGAACATATTTAGatttaacaaaaagaaaaaaacatttttggGCTAAtgtaatgaataaaaaaagattacaTGCTTCTATACATGCACGCTTGcacgtataaatatattatatattagagAGAGAGagatatgtgtatatatgtgtatatacattcatatcaatatgttaataatacACATTTGAAAATGTAATTAAAGCGTaaattttaaacataaattttaaaaatgaaaaaagaaagaaaacgGAATAATATGGTCAAAAGGTTGATGTGTGTCCACCAATAAACATAAATCATTACACAATATTATCCTAAATACATCacaaatatgttataataaatatactgTTTACTTGTAGGAAAAAATTTgccggaaaaaaaaaaaaaaaaataaggaaaaagaaaaaaaaaataaattactttATTCTGtgtttatatcattatttctgtatttaactttttaaattcGGAAAAGACCACAGAGAAATAAATTGCGGTATAAACTGCTCAAATAAATAGTGTTATAATGTTACCTAATTTCGAAATTACCATGGTTATCGTACCACCCGTATTTTGCTCAAGTATGCCaaacatgtgtacatatatatatatatataagtacacacatatatatgtacgcacatttatacgtacatacatatataaatacatatatacatacatatacacatacctACAATCATGCGTCTTTACACTTCGAAAAATTCCtctttacaaaataaaagacgAAACCACTTAGCACACCTAATAAGCTTCCAATTAAAGCCTGATAGAATGTATGGTCCTCATTATTAACACGACTCCAAGGAATTGGCAGCAGAGCAATTATAGCCAAGATATAAGTCATTATACTCcatttgtctttttttccttcaca from Plasmodium malariae genome assembly, chromosome: 1 encodes:
- the FIKK8 gene encoding Serine/Threonine protein kinase, FIKK family, putative gives rise to the protein MIETTGKIEYSKSKTIQCGCSDGDDNNNNNNNNNNSSNNNNSSINNNSSNNNNSSNNNNSSNNNNSSNNNRNTNFLSSKYEKMIDLGKADGDVDDNRDDIMRDKGKENINEEFFSGNKFNKEKNNSIIIESTNKIYNDNDITKKKDINMHNSFSNTPITRVKDNTTVQRNCNKEKKSFSKKTNKININKIEEEKYDENVSDNNIFSNGSSNMYDNNMTTSQYYDNSSDDNSKKMSKSMGSFYLTGSNNNDGKEYNSSTHFISNDDTFLKYNNNTMIEEKEMFVNFMEEDQKNNTYNTRFMEEELNHMLPMCITSDMIKSNRNNSYDPNYTSSYVYNNNNNCSNNNNNCSSNNNNCSINNNNCSNNNNNCSNNNNNCSNNNNNSIDEERNSGSILLENGFKKIDAAFSCCNNKKKFIPVVDGSNNNNSVSEKGSSMKQNSCRSTSDGASEFVRRGSSKLLTRKDSDIHRSDGNDGNTDEVVEIDPIDEVYHVDNCNNDRGYLVEGSDNIDDSYSVEMVKYGKRQQSDGKTENNFDMNSKGTIYTKKENCKSMESHQDIFNDMENVNDSTTECTSSVKDMQKFRVKYSSSIHENNLNKKICSAKDSEDIINIKELHTANNGMNNDISNGSSNNYISNHNNSNNSNDADVLNASSTRVHNATNKMGVCSSSQNFMVTENYIPITIQEEQDEYEENEGNTFEIYENETNKEYFPKSSNKPIYVNNANKNANKCSNVDVNAGVNVSTSTSGSVSRIVSDYKPNHNLSRNDSIKGGKGISPREILYKKKGFYLNKETDSIKKKKNETTLKKNYFHECIKNEKEKSMEEYFHNNNNNNNSNNNYSNKTFKEKILKNVKYENPSNTFNDIINSNAHYDLTSHLKSKLCYATARGRNIGREVDMEVAKANVSVKNKEGKGSYYLQNEKLDGCEEAHIVHKSYNRNSNYSSNNYNAGICNVSSYNVSGYNNCGTYYNNNENDQEMTKNARMYYDSEMNFTQGKRYYLLPPKKNDVIKEQKNQMLMISKQKIKKIWNKFKNNSPKEHQTLVPTFESEQNLFPNMEVLHAQKVQVHNNDYYNDRGGICMNNNNNSNNSSTTCNNNNNSNYISNCNNVGSSLINNNYANIMSKENVNKSIRWNNNNNLEKQIKSKCIFNWKVAQKSLFKMLHSAHNFYFNGVKYSDWELTCIPTLGFSKSSNRVQQMFKAVVPSKDGNSRNDVKLFIKKVPIYIWVKQFNLMNEYEGEYVTDGENFVMEATSLAFLNEYHPGITPKLYKILYETDNSGKSNGSSGSNKNNNNNNNNNNDNNNNTNNNSSNIVSSNIISSNNVRSNNASGNNNKHQNECNIPPKSMFNNLTLFNEILTDRLKCNINGNIVIVSEFFSEDILDFIDRRQKKYNMKISNNEKSYILYQCLKLLIRLHDAGLSHLDLTPENILISDNYEMRLCDLSKSTPIYTYNLRHIKDVNRLYLFESCEPTIAKGAYMPPECWKIYWKYDTMKIKNPLKDLKAITDQEKRKQFYFDVSSADKFMLGVFFFWIWTNGNLWKCSDPLQDEDFFYFVKCDMNFDKFELTRKWPNELKSIIKQLLHIEHRKKLNLKDLSLHPWWSCKL